Proteins co-encoded in one Astyanax mexicanus isolate ESR-SI-001 chromosome 1, AstMex3_surface, whole genome shotgun sequence genomic window:
- the LOC111190854 gene encoding uncharacterized protein LOC111190854: MASPSKTEDVYQTLHHPPAVKNLHPEPGSERSSKLMMMLMIFNSLLLIAGLILIGLFYRPVLEENKGAWLLHDNSFYLILEAEGNCTKAANFCSAKASNIRLAVLTPELRDWLITQAKGRRLLVAQDESVSGCKLVGDQVSLETPFIPGEEQGWVCEHLHQKLSGPPGPPGPQGPPGPVGPIGARGPPGQTGPRGPPGAPGPSG; this comes from the exons ATGGCGTCTCCTAGTAAGACGGAGGACGTCTACCAGACCCTCCACCATCCTCCAGCAGTGAAGAACCTCCACCCAGAACCCG GATCAGAGAGGAGCAGCAagctgatgatgatgctgatgatcttTAACTCTCTGTTATTGATCGCTGGATTGATCCTGATCGGACTCTTTTACA GGCCGGTATTGGAGGAGAATAAAGGGGCGTGGCTTCTACATGACAATTCTTTCTACCTTATCTTGGAGGCAGAGGGGAACTGTACTAAAGCAGCGAACTTCTGTAGCGCCAAAGCATCCAACATTAGACTCGCTGTACTCACACCTGAACTGAGG GACTGGCTGATTACTCAGGCTAAAGGAAGGAGGCTACTGGTTGCACAG GATGAGAGTGTGAGTGGGTGTAAACTGGTTGGAGATCAGGTGAGCTTGGAGACGCCGTTCATCCCTGGAGAAGAACAAGGCTGGGTGTGTGAACACCTTCACCAG AAATTATCTGGGCCACCCGGACCACCTGGACCTCAAGGACCACCTGGACCAGTGGGACCAATAGGAGCACGTGGACCACCAGGACAAACTGGACCACGTGGACCACCTGGAGCACCTGGACCAAGTGGATAA
- the LOC125781512 gene encoding collagen alpha-2(IV) chain-like: protein MSSSEKTEDVYQTLNQPSVVKNLHPEPGSERSSKLMMMLMIFNSLLLIAVLILIGLFYRPVLEENKGAWLLYDNSFYLIWEAEGNCTKAANYCSAKASNIRLAVLTPKLRDWIIAQAKGRKLLVAEDESVSGCKLVGDQVSLETPFIPGEEQGWVCEHLHQVEALQEIPGPPGQFGIPDPPGPPGRDWFPCLPGPPGTPGPPGPPGQDGFPGPPGTPGTPGTPGQDGLPGLPG from the exons ATGTCGTCGTCTGAGAAGACGGAGGACGTCTACCAGACCCTGAACCAGCCTTCAGTAGTGAAGAACCTCCACCCAGAACCCG GATCAGAGAGGAGCAGCAagctgatgatgatgctgatgatcttTAACTCTCTGTTATTGATCGCTGTATTGATCCTGATCGGACTCTTTTACA ggCCGGTATTGGAGGAGAATAAAGGGGCGTGGCTTCTTTATGACAATTCTTTCTACCTTATCTGGGAGGCGGAGGGGAACTGTACTAAAGCAGCGAACTACTGTAGCGCCAAAGCATCCAACATCAGACTCGCTGTACTCACACCTAAACTGAGG GACTGGATAATTGCTCAGGCTAAAGGAAGGAAGCTACTGGTTGCAGAG GATGAGAGTGTGAGTGGGTGTAAACTGGTTGGAGATCAGGTGAGCTTGGAGACGCCGTTCATCCCTGGAGAAGAACAAGGCTGGGTGTGTGAACACCTTCACCAGGTAGAGGCTTTACAGGAAATACCTGGCCCACCTGGACAATTTGGGATTCCTGACCCACCTGGACCACCTGGACGAGATTGGTTTCCTTGCCTACCTGGACCACCTGGAACACCTGGACCACCTGGACCACCTGGACAAGATGGGTTTCCTGGACCGCCTGGAACACCTGGAACACCTGGAACACCTGGACAAGATGGGTTACCTGGACTACCTGGATAA